Within Paenibacillus albicereus, the genomic segment GATCGCGGTGTTCGCGATCATGTACGCGCCGATCTTCTATCTGATGGCCTACTCGTTCAACAGCGGCGGCACGATGCACGGCTACGACGGCTTCACGCTCGACTGGTACCGCGAGGTGTTCGCCGATACGCGGCTGCTCATCATCGTGCTGAACACGCTCGTCATCGCGCTGCTGTCCGGCCTGCTGTCGACCGTGCTCGGCGTGCTCGGCGCGCTGGCGATCCACGAGGCGCGCCGCCGCCGGACCAAGAACACCTTGCTGAGCTTCAACAACGTGCTGATCGTCAGCCCCGACGTCATCATCGGCGCGTCGTTCCTGATCCTGTTCACGATGATCGGCATCCGCCTCGGCTTCGTGTCGGTGCTGCTCGCGCACATCGCCTTCAGCGTCCCGATCGTCGTGCTGATGGTGCTGCCCAAGCTGCAGGAGATGAGCCCGACGCTCATCGACGCGGCGCGCGATCTCGGCGCGAGCCGCTGGCAGGTGCTGACCGGCGTCGTGCTGCCGTTCATCAAGCCCGGCATCTTCGCCGGCTTTTTCATGGCGCTGACGTACTCGCTGGACGACTTCGCCGTCACGTTCTTCGTGACGGGCAACGGCTTCTCCACCCTGTCGGTCGAAATCTACTCGCGGGCGCGGCAGGGCATCTCGCTGTCGATCAACGCCTTGTCGACGCTCATCTTCCTGTTCACGATGCTGCTGGTGGCCGGGTACTACTTCATCACGCGGCGCAGCGGTCCCGGCACGCAGCCGGCCGCCGGACGCGGAGGAGCGGCGCGCGGGGCCGCCAAGGAGGAGACGCCATGAAAAGCCTGATCCGCTCGTTCGCGGCCATCCTCATCGCCGCGCTCGGCTGCCTGTACCTGGCGTCCTGGCTCAATTCCAGCCAGGGCTACTCGGGCTCCAATACGCTGACCATCTACAACTGGGGCGACTATATCGATCCCGAGCTGCTGGAGGAATTCCAGGAGGAGACGGGCATCACGGTCATCTACCAGACGTTCGACTCGAACGAGGCGATGATGACCAAGATCCAGCAGGGCGGCACGACGTACGACGTGGCGATGCCGTCGGAGTACGCGATCGACAAGATGAAGCAGGAGGACCTGCTGCTGCCGATCGACCATGCCAAGCTGCCGAACCTGAAGCATATCGACGAGCGCTTCCTCGACCTGCGCTTCGATCCGGGCAACGAGTACTCCGTCCCGTACTTCTGGGGCACGGTCGGCATCGTCTACAACCCGGAGCTCGCGCCGGAGGGGCTCGCGTTCGACAGCTGGGACGACCTGTGGGACCCGCGCCTCGGCAACGGCCTCATGCTCGTCGACGGCGCGCGCGAGGTGATCGGCTTCGGCCTGAACAGCCTCGGCTATTCGCTCAATGATACGAACGAGGCCCATCTGCAGGAAGCGCTGGCCAAGCTGCAGGCGCTCACGCCCAACGTCAAGGCGATCGTCGGCGACGAGATCAAGATGCTGCTGGCGAACGAGGAAGCGACCGCCGGCGTCGTCTGGTCCGGCGACGCCGCCGAGATCATGGACGAGAACGACAAGCTCGACTATGTGATTCCGAAGGAAGGCTCCAACGTCTGGTTCGACAACATGGTCATCCCGCGCACGGCCCGCAACCTGGACGGGGCGTACAAGTTCATGGACTTCATGCTCGAGCCGGAGCATGCGGCGCGCAACGCGGAGTACGTCGGCTACTCCACGCCGAACAAGGACGCGGTGCCGCTGCTGCCGGAGGAGGTCCGCTCCGACGAGCGC encodes:
- a CDS encoding ABC transporter substrate-binding protein, which gives rise to MKSLIRSFAAILIAALGCLYLASWLNSSQGYSGSNTLTIYNWGDYIDPELLEEFQEETGITVIYQTFDSNEAMMTKIQQGGTTYDVAMPSEYAIDKMKQEDLLLPIDHAKLPNLKHIDERFLDLRFDPGNEYSVPYFWGTVGIVYNPELAPEGLAFDSWDDLWDPRLGNGLMLVDGAREVIGFGLNSLGYSLNDTNEAHLQEALAKLQALTPNVKAIVGDEIKMLLANEEATAGVVWSGDAAEIMDENDKLDYVIPKEGSNVWFDNMVIPRTARNLDGAYKFMDFMLEPEHAARNAEYVGYSTPNKDAVPLLPEEVRSDERFYPPPQLTSRLEVYDNLGKRMLSHYNELFLEFKMHRK
- a CDS encoding ABC transporter permease — protein: MSESKRWRWSNLYLIAVFAIMYAPIFYLMAYSFNSGGTMHGYDGFTLDWYREVFADTRLLIIVLNTLVIALLSGLLSTVLGVLGALAIHEARRRRTKNTLLSFNNVLIVSPDVIIGASFLILFTMIGIRLGFVSVLLAHIAFSVPIVVLMVLPKLQEMSPTLIDAARDLGASRWQVLTGVVLPFIKPGIFAGFFMALTYSLDDFAVTFFVTGNGFSTLSVEIYSRARQGISLSINALSTLIFLFTMLLVAGYYFITRRSGPGTQPAAGRGGAARGAAKEETP